Proteins encoded in a region of the Salmo trutta chromosome 34, fSalTru1.1, whole genome shotgun sequence genome:
- the ppp1r36 gene encoding protein phosphatase 1 regulatory subunit 36, translating into MPKPQKETISIPPPGRWNWNDETQALEFTSFNTSVEVKEKRKKTKPVHFQDLASKRPERQTQSSAKRGGQSSRKTVGPAQLNAYKSAVKRGQRDYVTIQDVKQVALSLLQENDALPIPLCFLSVLKSRELDDFLAALLLYLSCYFERMSLEKKPKPLMAEQSITEKQVMAETLAKVELAQKQLAFCYSSLVLGLGLSQQHHMACGRSRVSLTYKDRQLYECLYSFFCYVAWVTFSRKELRGIQEEVGRLLRSDTFNPALRTRIDATEDTLAQDSSTKEGQTEPKVHTQSHNAPEQRKSQRRPALSKIVTQRSPVMVSLLPYPREEAPHLFRRYKPRKQSQAKLYNPETLMEELKEQLASVSFGILGKPLSQFSCTTLMPQGANNEDEEEEDDEDDDDEDSGVHVRSSKNTFMAQRPVASAVDQRGSHSRANTVISRATTEGVSSDTE; encoded by the exons ATGCCGAAACCACAAAAGGAAACG ATCAGCATACCTCCACCTGGGCGATGGAACTGGAATGATGAAACCCAAGCCCTTGAGTTCACCAG TTTTAATACATCTGTGGAGGtaaaagaaaagagaaaaaagacTAAACCTGTCCATTTTCAAGATCTTGCCAGCAAGCGTCCAGAGAG GCAAACACAGTCATCGGCCAAGAGGGGGGGACAAAGCAGCAGGAAGACTGTGGGTCCTGCTCAACTCAATGCCTACAAGTCCGCAGTAAAACGGGGTCAGAGGGACTATGTGACCATTCAGGATGTGAAAC AGGTGGCACTCAGTTTGTTGCAGGAGAACGATGCGCTCCCCATTCCACTTTGCTTCCTGTCTGTGTTGAA gagcagAGAGCTGGATGACTTCCTGGCTGCCCTCCTGCTCTACCTGTCCTGTTACTTTGAGAGGATGTCTCTGGAGAAGAAGCCCAAGCCTCTCATGGC TGAGCAGAGTATCACAGAGAAGCAGGTGATGGCGGAGACCCTTGCTAAGGTGGAGCTGGCCCAGAAGCAGCTGGCCTTCTGCTACTCCAGCCTGGTCCTGGGCCTGGGCCTGTCCCAGCAGCACCACATGGCCTGTGGCAG GAGCCGTGTGTCATTGACCTACAAAGACAGGCAGTTGTATGAG TGTCTGTACAGCTTCTTCTGCTACGTGGCGTGGGTGACGTTCAGTAGGAAGGAACTGAGGGGCATACAGGAGGAGGTGGGGCGCCTGCTGCGTTCTGACACCTTCAACCCCGCCCTCAGGACCAGGATAGATGCCACAGAGGACACCCTGGCCCAGGACTCCTCCACCAAAGAGGGACAGACTGAGCCCAAAGTGCACACACAGAGCCACAACGCCCCAGAGCAAAG GaagtcccagcgtcgtccggccTTGAGTAAGATCGTGACCCAGCGCTCCCCGGTCATGGTGTCCCTGCTGCCATATCCGCGGGAGGAGGCTCCTCATCTGTTCCGCCGCTACAAACCCAGGAAGCAGAGCCAGGCCAAGCTGTATAACCCAGAGACCCTGATGGAGGAGCTCAAAGAGCAGCTGGCCTCTGTCAG CTTTGGGATTCTGGGGAAGCCTCTGAGCCAGTTCAGCTGCACCACCCTTATGCCCCAGGGAGCCAACAAcgaagacgaggaggaggaagatgatgagGATGACGATGATGAAGACTCCGGCGTCCATGTTCGAAGCAGTAAGAACACCTTCATGGCTCAGAGACCTGTCGCATCAGCAGTGGACCAACGTGGCAGCCACAGCCGCGCCAATACAGTCATCTCACGGGCCACCACAGAGGGAGTGTCCTCAGACACAGAGTGA